A region of the Lucilia cuprina isolate Lc7/37 chromosome X, ASM2204524v1, whole genome shotgun sequence genome:
CTGATAGAATTTCAACAGTGAATGAGCATAACTTCTGCACAAATTGTCTTTCGAGGACACATACTGCCAGaagttgcaaaataaataataattgttatataTGCAATAATCGACATCACTCGATGCTTCATTTAcaacatttagaaaattctgTGGTTGAAAGACCTACTGTTTCTACGGAACAGAACTCTGATGCGGTTCTACGACCTACCAACTCCCACTACCAACAATCATATATGTCCAGCAACGGTAAATATAATTCATTAACAATAAGTATCAGGTCCGCGCTTTAATTGATTCAAGTTCAGAATGCTCTTACATTTCTGAACGATTACGGAAAAGGTTAAAACTTCCTACGCATTCTGCACGTGCTCAAGTTTTTGGCATCAATAATGTAGTTATTGGAGTTTCTAAATATTGTCCTGTGTAAATTGGTTCCGACTTAGGCTCTTCAGTAAACCTTAGTACAAACGCATttgttttaccaaaaatttcggGAAATTTACCTTCAACTTCCGTAAATATcgatattaaaaagttattgccAAATCTTCGTTTGGCGGATTCAAATCTTTTAGATAGTAGGCCTGTGGATATTCTTATTGGTGCGGATTTATATCATCGTATAATTTTACCGGAAGTACAGCAAAATATATTAGGGTCATTATTGGCACAAAAAACTGTATTTGGCTGGATTCTGACAGGACCAGCCAATCCCAGGGACTTTGAATCACATATCGCAAATTTGCAATACACTACGTGGTCTAACGCTTCTAAACGTTTGTTTGAATATCACTTAAAATGCTCACAAGAATATATTTACGTctactttaatatacatactaaatttaaatacaccACTTTGTGGTTGGGTCATTTATGACCATGCCCCTCTTTAAGGGGCACAGTTCATGGTTAGCTTAAAACCATTCTCCCTTTGAGAGTAGTATGTAGTCTGCAGAAAACTACATTCCTTAGACTTTGTTCTATGGGAACCATTATTTTACCAGCCCAGTCTGGCGTGATACCTTTGATcacttgttttatgaaaaaaaaaaatatcaaaaaagaaaaaaaaacaataaatctaTAGATATAGATCTCAATGTTAATTGCAACAGTCTTTAGTGTTGCAAGGTGGCCGGCAATGTTCAAGTTCGATTTATAGTTTATACTTGTTTTGATAACATTGCGACGTTAGAATCTTATTAAGCTCCGCTTTATTTACAACTTTGATGGAAaattctaacgagtaaaccgttaacggtacttaaatattgtttgccaccaaTTTACGTTTTTGTAAACTAAAAAACACTTCTTTTCTGATCGTCAACATAAGCACTACGTGCTCTTGTCGTTATTACTTCTACGAGGTGAAAATctcattaaatttgcaaatattttgttttattttcataaaatcttggGAAATTGTGGTGGAGCTGAACAATAAGTAATGTAAATGCAAAgatgttttcatgttattgaTTATATGGGGGTGAGCGTATAACTTCAACTTGCAGATAAAACTGCATAGCTCAATAAACCAATTACTTTCCTAACTGATTAGCAAACGGACGAGACCCTATGCGAGGAACCTACGCGTCTTCGCATTACGTGTTTTTCATACCTTCTTCGCATTAtacgcttcaagttacatgcgACGCTTTTTATgcgttatttttatacccttcaccttcgtgaaagGGTAtagggtatataagtttgtcattccgtttttaatttctttaatataattttccgaccctataaatcatatatattctggatccttatagatagcggagtcgattaagccatggaccccagatatcggctagatccgaatcttcaataattctattagacataaTTTCGAGAAGATggctatttaaaattagcatTCATCTATTTAATattagcaaaaatccgagacaacctctgaaaatttcatcaaaaaatgtcatatttttttcatgctttgttaagaAAGCAACAACACTATGatttggaaaaagatgtacatgtgtgaATGTGTGTAGATGtttatggttttattcagctatgtattttgttttgtatgtttggatgctgttggcttctttttgtaaattgtgtttgtatatttggatgtatgtatgtatgtaggttggTTATATTGTGTGGTTTATTTTGTtcttctgtgtttttcgttatgtatgtttaggtGTCTGTTGttttaattgccttgtgtattagcgttgttcattttgttttgcttttggtgtaataataataatgtagtcgggaaaaatttagcatttataaaattaatatgtttaaaatacactatggtgaagggtatataaaattcggcacagccgaatatagcactcttacttattttatttttaagaaacttattttatttataattaaacccattaatttacgaaaattgaaaaatatgttttaaaaaaagaatataaaatgtcaaaattagctgacatgttcgtgcgcCGCATGTGAcacttataaaagtagaaagtagatctaATTTAAGCACTCTACGCTTTTGTACCTGTAACTttcaacatacaaatacattgattctacttttttgacagacgcgtagaatgcgagaaagcgtagaacgcgtggtgtggacctccagcaATAAGGTCCTTAGCCAAAgcatacttttatttattaattttaaaagggGGGACACTCCTTTTTTGTCTACTGAAGACATGATCGaaggatatttttatttgacttatttttattttattgttaatttataaGGGGAAGATACTTCTGTCTGTCTCCTCCACTGATGACAAGGTAATAAAATGTAGCCTAGCGAAGATATCACAGTTATTAGCAGTATGAGACGTACGGTCAGAAGTACGGTATTCGGTTTACATCCACTGGAACACTATGTGGCATTTAGCATGCAAACCCGacagaaattaatttaaagaaactatGAACAAAACTGAGTATGTAGATTGATATACCACtgaataatattgtgaaattcaAATCCTTaaattgatatatgtatgtagttttgaGACGATGTAAGAGTCAGTGAAGACAATGTATAGGGGTTCATTTGATTTTAACAGGTTTACATGATATTTCTTGTGAGTGCCAAATGAATGGAAGTATTTTGGGCCATGTGATCTAACTTAAAAAATctgattgtataaaatttgcaccaaggttaGTATTATTGGATAGTAAGTCAGACACAATATTTTACCTctttcagtcaagaccatgcagggaatatgttttataaatctttttgtaaataaatatttttctaactgCAGAATGATACTTACTATTGTTTGCGTTATTATTGCTAGAAGAATTATTGCTGCTCATTAATGCCTTACGTCTTTGAGCTTGTATTTGTTGCTGCCTTTTCTCTTCTTCTTGCATTTGGCGGCGTTTTTCATCTTCAGCTTGCATAAGACGCCGTTTCTCTTCCTCCATCTGCAGACGCTTGCGTTCCTCCTTTTGTCGacgtttttcttcatttatttcACGACGACGCTCGTCAtcagttttttttgaaatctgATCAACATTTTCACTTTTAGGTTTGTTGCTTGATTTCAGAACATTGTTATTATTAGTGGAATTtcgtttattgttgttgttttgtgtctgagatttttcattaattGAGGGTTGCAATGGTGCTTGACGTTGATGAGGTTCTTGTTTACCATTATCATTTAAGGATGAAACCTTTGCCATAGCATCAAGTGATTTTTGTACTTCGTTTTCTGACATTTGTTGCTGTTCCTGTTTATTATCTTCTGaatgctgctgttgtttgttaatattattatcaatattttgCTGCTGTTGGTCTTGAAGGTGTTTACCAGCATCCTTTACAAGACGCTGGTGATCAAATGATTGCTGCTGCATTTGTtgatgtaattgttgttgttcatgTTGTCGCTGAACTTGAACTTGTTGCTCAAGCGTGGCCACATCCCACATTGAAGCAGGAGTAGGTTTTGGTGAACCCATAATGTTAACGCCGCCGTGCTGTTCCCGTGATAAATTTAGTGTTGGTATACCAACTAATGGTCCATTAAGCCACTGGTTATTAACACCGGCAGCTTGCTGAGGACTGGTCATTAAAGGATGTTGGTTTGGAAGATGATTTGTCTGATTGGACGCTAATGAATTCATCCACATTTGCATCATTGGACTTTGCGTTACATTGTTTGGAGGATTTTGTGTGGGTGTTGCACCTGCCCCAAACAACTGCTGATCACTTAAAAATTCATGACCGTGAGAATTAGAAGCTGCTACCCCACCGCTGCCGCCAGAACCCGAATCGGTAccattgtttaaaaacattcgcaaattaaattcatttaacaaATCATTACTGTTCAAGTCATGTCCCGTATTTTTAGTCTTCATAATGAAATCCTCAGCATTAATATATGGTGTACCGGATGATGCATGGTGGTTACCcctttgctgctgctgttgttgctgttgctgaaCCGGAGTCTGTGATTGTGGCTGGCTCTGATGATTACTAAATAATTGTTCTTTTTTGGTACACTCAGCAATAGTGTCATACAACTGCGTACCAGCAGTTGGATTCAAAGCAGCCAATGAATTACTTAAACCTGTTAAACTAGTAAGATACTCTGGCAAAACCatcatttgcaatttttgtcgGACAACAGCATCTTGTTCAGCAGGACTTAATCGACGGAAACACTCATTTTTTGATAATTCATTGGCTATTTCAATTTCCTGATTATGTATAAAACGGTCCTGAAGTGTTTGGAAATGCATATTTAAAACTTGAGAAATATCTACAGAATTAATTAAACTCTTTAGAGCATTGCTTAAGGAATCAGCAGCAGCAGTTACATTACCCTTAAGCTTTTCATGCTGTTGCTGTTCATTTAacgttttaataacaaaatcagCCGCTGGTGTAGAGGATTGTGCGGGTATTACAGGGGCTAAAGGAGGCGTCAGAGGAGTTGTGTTCAAATCAATTGGTATTAAATGGCTATGACTAAAAGGCATTTGGCCattgcaaattttaattaaatcaccCAAAGGTCTGAATCGCACATCACAAACTCGTCGTACATAAAGGTTTTCATTAAAGTATCCGGCGCGATACCATTCTGTCATTTCTAAAGCGGAAAATGGTCCTTGGACTTTAGCTTGAGGATCCCGATATAACCACAAATCTGTAGGGGCTGAAGAAGTCATAGGATGTGGTGGGGGTGGAGTAGACTGTAAGCCAATAGCTGCGGCTGCTACGGCtgccatttgttgttgttgtaactgaTGTAAGGCAGCTATGTTGTGAGTGTGATCAACCATAATACCACCCATATTGTATAAAGACATATTAGGTGGACATGTTGGTCCTGACCCACCTCCCAACGCAGGGGAAACTGTTGTCGGATGATTTGAGTTTTGTGGTTGTTGCAGCGCTGATACAAAAACTGGTTGTGTATTTCTTTTATTGCCGCCCGACAACATCGACGCTTTCATATGATCCTCTTTAGTATCTTCATCAtccattattaatttttctatcaTGTCATCGGTAACTTTCATCATGCGTTCTGCATAATCTCCTGCATTATTACTAGTTACACTGTTGTCCGATTCTTTAGTGTTATATTCATTTTCAGaatgattttcaatatttttctgaaaaacaTTTTCCTGTGCAACATCTGTTGGAGAAACCTGATTCCTTGTGCAACTGCTGgggttttgttttgatttatcATTAACACTTGAATTGTCATTGCTTTCCTGATTAACTGAGAGAGGTGGTGTGGGCGAGGCAGATG
Encoded here:
- the LOC111683007 gene encoding GIGYF family protein Gyf-like, which encodes MLTFCIITYICICFQTDRSWVERNGGASAADPAVTGPSTIVGGGLGTDAWNGNTPVSSPRREFSNHPRNMENWRRSRNEDGSGGEASSAATFSADGGWRMNTSGFQNSHTRWGRSTSWRDDEQANNNENSGMVGSGGATIAGAGGVMMMRSNSTISTTQSERIVQSSVSGKQTGAPGVTRSMSVTSSGSRNTVSGNIWPNSTTVGQMNNCQGDGSGNDEMGLPEWAMENPSDIGGTFDASGAFHGAIDDDIHAPNISEEQNENDSPEQNKEDKKSSDTEVQEKLSKTSDDNSNISTKSHNSSSMKETQNYQDSSSASPTPPLSVNQESNDNSSVNDKSKQNPSSCTRNQVSPTDVAQENVFQKNIENHSENEYNTKESDNSVTSNNAGDYAERMMKVTDDMIEKLIMDDEDTKEDHMKASMLSGGNKRNTQPVFVSALQQPQNSNHPTTVSPALGGGSGPTCPPNMSLYNMGGIMVDHTHNIAALHQLQQQQMAAVAAAAIGLQSTPPPPHPMTSSAPTDLWLYRDPQAKVQGPFSALEMTEWYRAGYFNENLYVRRVCDVRFRPLGDLIKICNGQMPFSHSHLIPIDLNTTPLTPPLAPVIPAQSSTPAADFVIKTLNEQQQHEKLKGNVTAAADSLSNALKSLINSVDISQVLNMHFQTLQDRFIHNQEIEIANELSKNECFRRLSPAEQDAVVRQKLQMMVLPEYLTSLTGLSNSLAALNPTAGTQLYDTIAECTKKEQLFSNHQSQPQSQTPVQQQQQQQQQRGNHHASSGTPYINAEDFIMKTKNTGHDLNSNDLLNEFNLRMFLNNGTDSGSGGSGGVAASNSHGHEFLSDQQLFGAGATPTQNPPNNVTQSPMMQMWMNSLASNQTNHLPNQHPLMTSPQQAAGVNNQWLNGPLVGIPTLNLSREQHGGVNIMGSPKPTPASMWDVATLEQQVQVQRQHEQQQLHQQMQQQSFDHQRLVKDAGKHLQDQQQQNIDNNINKQQQHSEDNKQEQQQMSENEVQKSLDAMAKVSSLNDNGKQEPHQRQAPLQPSINEKSQTQNNNNKRNSTNNNNVLKSSNKPKSENVDQISKKTDDERRREINEEKRRQKEERKRLQMEEEKRRLMQAEDEKRRQMQEEEKRQQQIQAQRRKALMSSNNSSSNNNANNSLLSSANSANNLGSQKSKEQQRIQSSVAPWSTQTLTTKSQGPGLAEIQKAEIRERRADQQRQLEIQEKQMRANETQDTVLKWNAAPVPVKSFAEIQAEEARRLAHEQLELQRRKEQEAHNNLIAFNSAGTTAAGGLNSSSNISSIWSGNKIWGTSTNTTGFWEDPLKFNNKSMTSGLSNNNVNNNSNVTGASIISQSSNLQQKQTTSQQQHQQQPSSSQQSLNKNVKKSPGLAVGQNTVSPPTSSSFGGPTPQRKPSNNTAPATKQVKPQKADNNSSVSGNNENKKSSAKNSNNANKIDDYEAEFTNWCTKSLNNMNTKVDVPTFVSFLRDLESPYEVKDYIRMYLGESKEYIDFAKQFLERRSKYKNLQRAQNAHDDDLCKPAQAITPSVNDNSENKVFNISL